The following coding sequences lie in one Pontibacter sp. G13 genomic window:
- a CDS encoding phosphodiester glycosidase family protein, translating to MHTKLGITVVATCLIGVLLSSTMRSDTISGVEKIEDSRFVTHISDPGRGQMRMYWKEPQGRRYGSLGRLKKFMEAKYEELIFATNGGRYDDHQRPLGLYVEAGRKLSPMNEDEETRNGFFIQPSGVFYLTTDLQAFVSTKEDYPDDSTVNYATQSGPMLVTDGEINSYFKRGSTNLQIRNGVGILPDGKVLFAISTEKMSYYDLARFFKNKGCLQALYLDGNDSRAYVPAEEWEQLDGRFAVIIGETSGRPLR from the coding sequence ATGCATACAAAACTGGGAATCACGGTAGTTGCTACCTGCCTGATTGGGGTACTGCTTTCGAGCACGATGAGGTCGGATACGATTTCCGGCGTGGAAAAGATAGAGGATTCTCGCTTTGTAACCCATATCTCCGATCCGGGCAGAGGCCAGATGCGCATGTATTGGAAGGAGCCTCAAGGTCGCCGGTACGGGAGTCTAGGACGGTTGAAGAAATTTATGGAGGCCAAGTATGAGGAGTTGATCTTTGCGACAAATGGAGGACGTTATGATGATCATCAGCGTCCGCTTGGCCTGTATGTGGAGGCCGGCCGTAAGCTGTCTCCGATGAATGAAGATGAGGAAACCCGCAATGGATTTTTTATACAGCCTAGCGGGGTATTTTATCTGACCACCGATCTGCAGGCTTTTGTCTCCACCAAAGAGGATTATCCGGATGATTCAACCGTGAATTACGCCACTCAATCTGGACCAATGCTGGTGACCGATGGGGAGATCAATTCATACTTCAAGCGAGGAAGTACCAATCTTCAAATTCGTAATGGCGTAGGAATTCTGCCAGACGGGAAGGTCCTTTTTGCCATTTCCACGGAGAAGATGAGTTATTATGATCTCGCCCGTTTCTTCAAAAATAAGGGATGTTTGCAGGCTCTTTACCTCGACGGAAATGATTCCCGCGCATACGTGCCAGCAGAAGAATGGGAGCAATTGGACGGCAGATTCGCAGTCATCATCGGAGAGACTTCAGGTAGGCCGCTGAGGTAA
- a CDS encoding phosphodiester glycosidase family protein, producing the protein MHNVSSHVWAFFLIVSGMICCSSEPRPVSSKLTSSTPDRFIAYTVDPALGNLKMYWKDPKGQRYAMLGNLVDQLAAKGQKVNFAMNGGMFRADGTPQGLFIESGTLTTPLDTVEEAYGNFYLQPNGIFYLTHDHRAVVCQRSEFPGHEGIEYATQSGPMLVIQGKIHPAFREGSSNVHFRNGVGILPDGKVLFAISSEEVNLWDFAQFFRSNGCENALYLDGFVSRMYAPAKNWEQRDGKFGVIIAEVNEM; encoded by the coding sequence ATGCACAACGTCTCATCCCATGTTTGGGCCTTTTTCCTCATCGTCTCAGGAATGATTTGCTGTTCCTCTGAACCTCGGCCCGTTTCCTCCAAACTCACCTCCTCTACGCCGGACCGATTCATCGCCTACACCGTAGACCCTGCCTTGGGCAACCTGAAGATGTATTGGAAAGACCCCAAAGGCCAACGATATGCCATGCTGGGCAATCTCGTGGATCAACTAGCGGCGAAAGGCCAGAAGGTGAATTTTGCCATGAATGGCGGGATGTTTCGCGCCGATGGTACCCCCCAAGGACTTTTCATAGAATCAGGAACCCTCACAACACCGCTGGATACCGTGGAAGAGGCTTATGGGAATTTCTACCTCCAACCCAACGGAATCTTCTATCTGACACATGACCACCGGGCCGTGGTGTGCCAAAGGTCTGAATTTCCCGGTCATGAGGGAATTGAATACGCCACCCAATCTGGTCCGATGTTGGTGATCCAAGGAAAGATCCATCCTGCATTCCGAGAAGGGTCTTCCAACGTTCATTTCCGAAACGGGGTCGGAATCCTGCCAGACGGCAAAGTCTTGTTTGCTATTTCCAGCGAGGAGGTCAATCTGTGGGATTTTGCGCAGTTTTTTCGGTCAAATGGCTGCGAAAATGCCCTGTATCTAGATGGGTTTGTCTCACGAATGTATGCACCTGCCAAGAATTGGGAACAGCGGGATGGCAAGTTTGGGGTGATCATTGCCGAGGTCAATGAAATGTGA
- a CDS encoding T9SS type A sorting domain-containing protein: MASIFRSSLLVVWGCILPMMGVSQQLLTLVSPLSATLSETSGLIRIDSLWFTHNDSGGASKLFQFDPETGQVTREIIVGNALNRDWEDLCHDSAFVYIGDFGNNQGSRTDLRIFRVPLLDVLDINQDTVWADTLNFSYADQVDFTPTSYSTNYDAEAMISRGDSLFIFTKNWGDQQSRVYALPKTPGDYSLNPIDTLAIQGLVTGASYDEEWGTLGLIGYAFTGAFFAEAEWIGSQLVSESALTMEVANTPGGYSFQIEGIAHTDSGTYLITAESGLSGAGAVYEWPPATITSHAPLLDDPIRIFPNPASHAFEVVFSDFGRMELRDLKGRLVAESDLPTLDIGQIPAGIYLITIWSVRGQTLGTYPLVIEGSN, encoded by the coding sequence ATGGCGTCTATATTTCGAAGTTCCTTGTTGGTTGTTTGGGGATGCATCCTTCCGATGATGGGGGTTTCCCAGCAACTTCTTACCCTCGTCAGTCCGCTTTCGGCTACCTTGTCGGAAACCTCTGGGCTCATCCGGATCGATTCTTTATGGTTTACCCACAACGATTCTGGGGGGGCATCCAAGCTTTTCCAATTTGATCCGGAAACGGGACAGGTTACCCGCGAGATCATCGTTGGGAACGCGCTCAATCGAGACTGGGAGGATCTCTGTCATGATAGCGCTTTTGTGTACATCGGCGATTTTGGCAACAATCAAGGGAGCCGCACAGACCTGCGGATTTTTCGGGTGCCATTGTTGGATGTGCTCGACATCAATCAGGATACGGTTTGGGCGGATACCTTGAATTTCTCCTATGCCGATCAGGTCGATTTTACCCCCACCTCGTATAGCACCAATTACGATGCGGAAGCCATGATTTCACGCGGAGACAGTCTCTTTATTTTTACCAAAAACTGGGGAGATCAACAATCAAGGGTTTATGCCCTTCCCAAAACTCCCGGAGACTATTCATTGAATCCCATTGATACCTTGGCTATTCAGGGATTGGTTACGGGGGCTAGTTATGATGAGGAATGGGGAACACTGGGGTTGATTGGCTATGCGTTTACCGGGGCATTCTTTGCGGAGGCCGAATGGATCGGGAGCCAGTTGGTGTCCGAATCAGCTTTGACGATGGAAGTGGCAAACACACCCGGCGGGTATTCTTTTCAAATTGAGGGAATTGCCCATACGGATTCTGGGACTTATTTGATCACCGCAGAATCAGGATTGTCCGGTGCTGGAGCTGTTTATGAATGGCCACCCGCAACTATCACTTCCCATGCGCCTTTGCTAGACGATCCAATCCGGATTTTTCCAAACCCTGCTTCTCACGCGTTTGAGGTGGTATTTTCCGATTTTGGGCGAATGGAGCTTCGGGATTTGAAAGGCAGATTGGTAGCTGAATCAGACTTGCCTACCTTGGACATTGGGCAAATCCCTGCGGGTATTTACTTGATTACTATTTGGTCTGTCCGCGGCCAAACGCTTGGTACCTATCCGCTGGTTATTGAAGGCTCGAACTAG
- a CDS encoding T9SS-dependent choice-of-anchor J family protein gives MNMKLLPILGMLILAVTMPLQAQQVFVSEDFSSASGSTPPTGWTNVIDQGDPTFDVWVFDNPGFRSLNAPISDPAAIFDSDWYSSSGGAEDVSLETPTFDASSASVVTLEFDHYFLGGFGGAYEVEVYNGFFWTSVLTGTATTANPQTESIDLSPYAAGYSTVQVRFRWTGDYSYYWIVDNVEIFEPQLVDIEVNAIASLSGCLGSQETISTRLKQKGSGTLDFAVNPVTLYANVSNGGNVQNFSTTVNTGTLNAGDSLDVTITNVADLSIVGVYDIELIGTAQGIAANPNDTTSFQVENAPVYASPLPVVDFTGYTGSNLSSLSTGWYEARGVNFPASVGADSWVDDDFLNDGSHPNGISAKINLYSDTREDWIVSPKFTATATTNLIYELGMTDYSSSNPGIFGSDDFVKVMISTDCGSSYTALVTYDLNNSISHLGQTDTIDLSFYMGQDIIVAFYASEGQVNDPEDNDIFLDNIEIKEILNYDMANATSDVTESGCGFTAMTPVTVEYANSGVLDIPNAEASFSVDGGPFTAPESIGLVVAGTSGSFTFTATADFSAPGAHTLVTIVTTTSPADQLPANDTITQTIFHVPTISTFPFVEDFETFPTYWVVEGSNPSWEWGIPSGGTLDSASSGVSVWATNLSGNYNNSEQSALVTPCFDLSGLSGEVMVGMDLWLDTESSYDGLVFQSSIDGGASWQRVGELNDLFNWYNQDGINGNPGGQDTAWAGASGGWFRAVHALDTSLVGMPSVKFRFAFGSDGSVSYEGVLFDNFAIGTAPVVSLGASDTINTCLGETLDLGFLPNGQYSWSTGDSTQTITLANATGANITDSTIIGVAVDTLGFFTFDTVTVNIPASAVDAALTIGDTISCAGDSTASLYLAATDGVMPYSYAWNNAGPATTDTLEGITAGMYSVTVTDAYGCTATDSVEIVEPDSLAFTNVTVMDVDCYGDTDGMIDITVEGGITPYTFLWSDGSTSEDLVGVGYGTYSGTITDVNGCELASGDVTIVYQDSLPIADFTYSVAGGEVTFDATSTGDSVSWDFGDGNMGGNESTTIHTYAQNDTFKVTLEVLNDCGSTTVVKTINLTTVGLNNDLLAGNIKMHPNPASAWLTLEFEALPQGNWDVKVFSMDGRTVVREQLTSTQGTFNQRLSVKHLAQGVYTVQIVSEAGSWTRKLSIK, from the coding sequence ATGAACATGAAACTGCTACCCATTTTGGGCATGCTGATTCTTGCTGTGACTATGCCTCTGCAAGCCCAGCAAGTATTCGTCTCTGAAGACTTCAGTTCAGCCTCAGGAAGTACACCTCCGACAGGTTGGACCAATGTCATCGACCAAGGAGACCCAACCTTCGATGTTTGGGTATTTGACAACCCGGGATTCCGTTCCTTGAATGCTCCCATATCGGATCCAGCGGCGATCTTCGATAGTGACTGGTACTCCTCCTCAGGTGGTGCCGAGGACGTGAGCCTCGAAACGCCTACCTTCGATGCTTCTTCTGCATCGGTAGTTACGCTCGAATTCGATCATTACTTCCTCGGAGGTTTCGGAGGCGCTTACGAAGTGGAAGTCTACAATGGCTTCTTCTGGACATCGGTTTTGACAGGAACTGCCACAACCGCCAACCCACAAACCGAGAGCATTGACCTTTCTCCCTACGCAGCAGGATACAGCACCGTACAGGTACGATTCCGCTGGACAGGAGACTATTCCTACTACTGGATTGTAGACAATGTAGAGATCTTCGAACCCCAATTGGTAGATATCGAAGTCAATGCCATCGCCTCACTGAGCGGATGTTTGGGATCTCAGGAGACCATCAGTACCCGCCTTAAGCAAAAAGGCTCGGGAACCTTGGACTTTGCAGTTAATCCTGTAACCCTGTATGCCAATGTATCCAATGGAGGAAACGTACAGAACTTCTCCACCACGGTCAATACAGGAACCCTGAATGCAGGAGACTCCCTCGACGTGACGATCACCAATGTTGCCGACCTTTCGATAGTTGGTGTATATGATATCGAGTTGATTGGTACTGCCCAAGGAATTGCGGCAAATCCTAACGATACGACTTCCTTCCAAGTGGAAAACGCACCTGTCTATGCCAGCCCACTTCCTGTCGTGGACTTTACTGGATACACAGGCAGCAACTTGTCTTCCCTCTCTACCGGATGGTATGAGGCACGTGGGGTGAATTTCCCAGCTTCTGTCGGTGCAGATTCTTGGGTAGACGATGATTTCCTCAATGATGGTAGCCATCCCAATGGAATCAGCGCGAAAATCAACCTATACTCAGATACCCGTGAGGACTGGATCGTAAGTCCGAAGTTCACAGCAACGGCCACCACCAATCTGATCTACGAATTGGGGATGACGGATTATAGCTCATCCAACCCGGGGATATTCGGATCGGATGATTTCGTGAAAGTCATGATTTCGACAGATTGCGGAAGTTCATACACCGCGCTGGTCACATACGATCTGAACAATTCGATCAGTCACCTCGGACAAACAGATACCATCGATCTGTCCTTCTACATGGGGCAGGATATCATCGTTGCATTCTATGCTTCTGAAGGCCAAGTCAATGACCCTGAAGACAACGATATCTTCCTTGACAACATCGAAATCAAGGAGATCCTCAACTACGACATGGCCAATGCAACTTCCGATGTAACAGAATCTGGTTGCGGATTTACGGCAATGACGCCTGTTACCGTTGAGTATGCCAACTCTGGGGTCTTGGATATCCCCAATGCCGAAGCTTCATTCTCCGTAGATGGAGGTCCATTCACCGCTCCAGAAAGCATTGGATTGGTGGTAGCAGGCACCTCTGGTAGCTTTACGTTTACCGCTACTGCAGATTTCTCTGCACCCGGCGCCCACACATTGGTGACCATCGTTACAACGACCTCTCCAGCGGACCAGCTTCCAGCAAACGACACCATCACCCAGACCATCTTCCACGTTCCGACCATTTCGACGTTCCCATTCGTAGAGGACTTCGAGACCTTCCCTACCTACTGGGTGGTTGAAGGATCAAATCCGAGCTGGGAGTGGGGAATTCCTTCTGGTGGCACCTTGGATTCTGCATCTTCCGGCGTTTCCGTTTGGGCAACTAATCTGTCTGGCAACTACAACAACAGCGAGCAATCGGCTTTGGTAACCCCTTGTTTCGATCTTTCTGGATTGAGCGGCGAGGTCATGGTCGGCATGGATCTTTGGCTGGATACAGAGAGTAGCTATGATGGTTTGGTGTTCCAATCCTCTATTGACGGTGGTGCTTCTTGGCAGCGAGTGGGAGAACTGAATGACCTCTTCAATTGGTACAACCAAGATGGTATCAACGGAAATCCTGGAGGTCAGGACACTGCTTGGGCTGGTGCTTCCGGTGGATGGTTTAGAGCTGTTCACGCATTGGACACTTCTCTGGTAGGCATGCCTAGCGTGAAATTCCGTTTCGCATTTGGTTCCGACGGTTCCGTCTCTTACGAAGGGGTTCTATTTGACAACTTTGCCATTGGCACAGCACCCGTTGTGTCTCTGGGAGCCTCCGACACCATCAATACCTGTTTGGGAGAAACCCTCGACTTGGGCTTCCTGCCAAATGGGCAATATAGCTGGAGCACGGGAGATTCCACCCAGACCATTACACTGGCCAACGCCACAGGCGCAAACATCACAGACAGCACCATCATCGGTGTTGCAGTAGACACGTTGGGCTTCTTCACTTTCGATACTGTCACTGTGAATATCCCTGCTTCCGCTGTCGATGCGGCTTTGACCATCGGAGATACCATCTCTTGTGCGGGAGATTCTACTGCATCTCTGTACCTGGCTGCCACTGATGGAGTCATGCCGTATAGCTACGCATGGAACAATGCAGGTCCGGCTACTACCGATACCTTGGAAGGAATCACTGCCGGCATGTATTCCGTCACCGTAACGGATGCATACGGTTGTACCGCTACGGATTCCGTCGAAATTGTTGAACCAGACTCTTTGGCATTCACCAATGTTACCGTCATGGACGTGGATTGCTACGGAGATACCGATGGCATGATCGACATCACGGTTGAAGGCGGTATCACCCCTTACACCTTCCTATGGAGTGATGGTAGCACTTCTGAAGATTTGGTAGGTGTCGGATACGGAACCTACTCTGGCACTATCACTGATGTCAATGGCTGTGAATTGGCTTCCGGCGATGTGACTATCGTTTACCAAGATTCCCTGCCGATCGCAGACTTTACCTACTCTGTAGCTGGAGGCGAAGTAACCTTCGACGCTACTTCGACAGGCGATTCCGTCTCTTGGGACTTTGGTGATGGCAACATGGGTGGAAACGAATCCACTACGATTCACACCTACGCCCAGAATGACACCTTCAAGGTTACCTTGGAAGTCCTCAACGATTGTGGATCAACTACAGTTGTCAAAACCATCAACTTGACTACCGTAGGATTGAACAACGATCTATTGGCTGGAAATATCAAGATGCATCCAAACCCTGCCTCTGCTTGGTTGACGCTCGAATTCGAGGCGCTGCCACAAGGCAATTGGGATGTTAAGGTATTCAGCATGGACGGACGCACCGTAGTTCGTGAGCAGTTGACTTCCACTCAAGGAACGTTCAACCAACGCCTCTCTGTCAAGCATCTTGCACAGGGAGTATATACCGTACAAATTGTTTCAGAGGCAGGTTCATGGACCCGCAAACTGAGCATCAAATAA
- a CDS encoding NAD(P)/FAD-dependent oxidoreductase: MQEVIILGGGLTGLTLAHLLRSKGIEALILEARPRLGGRILTDRKAGQAPVELGATWLGRKHSALTKLLEALELKTFRQELGDAAIYEPISTSPHQLVKLPPNDDPSFRIVGGSDSLISALASTLEDSQIKLDHVVSRLIFNGEFWTVQTSQGDYQAPKVVSTLPPNLLVQTVGFDPVLPEEMAQLAKETHTWMGESIKVGLRYESPFWRDAPYSGTIMSNVGPIPEMYDHADQADTSFALKGFFNGSYHSLKQEDRLRLVMAQLRKYYGNQATTFTEFVEKVWVNEPFTFSPYQGHIYPHQNNGADQFREPLYDGTFFLAGSETADQFPGYMDGAVRSANHVFRQLTSS, encoded by the coding sequence ATGCAGGAGGTAATCATTTTGGGAGGCGGATTGACTGGGCTGACTTTGGCCCATCTACTTCGTTCAAAAGGGATTGAAGCCTTGATTCTGGAGGCGCGCCCAAGGCTGGGAGGAAGAATTTTGACGGATCGGAAGGCGGGACAAGCACCGGTCGAACTGGGAGCTACTTGGCTGGGACGCAAGCATTCAGCCTTGACGAAATTGCTGGAAGCCTTGGAACTGAAGACCTTTAGGCAGGAACTGGGAGACGCTGCGATTTATGAACCTATCTCGACCAGCCCTCATCAATTGGTCAAACTACCTCCCAACGATGACCCTTCATTTCGGATTGTAGGAGGTTCAGATTCGCTCATTTCTGCGCTGGCATCTACCTTGGAGGATTCCCAAATCAAGCTGGATCACGTCGTTAGTCGCTTGATTTTCAATGGGGAATTTTGGACTGTTCAAACCTCTCAAGGAGATTATCAAGCCCCCAAAGTGGTATCCACCTTGCCGCCAAACCTATTGGTGCAGACTGTAGGATTCGACCCTGTTTTACCAGAAGAAATGGCGCAATTGGCCAAGGAAACCCATACTTGGATGGGAGAATCGATCAAGGTAGGATTGCGTTACGAAAGCCCTTTTTGGAGAGATGCACCCTACAGCGGAACGATAATGAGCAATGTTGGGCCGATTCCGGAGATGTATGATCACGCTGATCAGGCAGATACTTCATTTGCTCTCAAGGGATTCTTCAATGGCTCCTATCACTCACTCAAACAGGAAGATAGACTCAGGCTCGTCATGGCTCAATTGCGGAAGTACTATGGAAATCAGGCGACTACCTTCACGGAGTTTGTCGAAAAGGTCTGGGTGAACGAGCCTTTTACCTTTTCTCCCTATCAAGGACACATCTATCCGCATCAAAATAATGGAGCTGATCAATTCAGGGAACCGCTCTATGATGGCACTTTCTTCCTAGCTGGATCAGAAACAGCAGACCAATTCCCCGGATACATGGATGGAGCGGTTCGAAGTGCTAACCATGTTTTCAGACAATTAACTTCCTCGTAG
- a CDS encoding HSP90 family protein: MKESLFQVDLTGVLKVLSDSLYSNWDVFLRELLQNAHDAIARRKQHEAFNPSIHLEFFEQADGRVLLMRDNGIGLTSDDMETFLSKIGASSKSDRYNLFDRNNEDFIGQFGIGLLSCFMVSEKIEVTSRAAAGSEVFKWTGRTNGTYQIESIESDMETGTIVRLEIKPDIPLDESKIRQLLHRYADYLPLPVWFSINVGAQELFDRKFPWEAQGMTDQALRFGKYALNDQFQFHFPIQDRSGKTQGMAYVLPHQTHAGSSSRHTVYIKHMYVSNQTEKLLPDWAFFVRVVVNSQNLATTASREEIYDNETLESVRHDLGESIKGYLVKLSQEDPRALQEILSIHGQALKSLALTDEGFFRFIVEWLVFPTSEGRLSLSEILKRTDKLLYVPDLDEYRQLLPIAKANDQLIINAGYIYDTSIFEAYAHIGAGGKMIQRVNAQFFGSILQDPDIEVYDRYRPLIESLQAMLMEFEVELDLKQFEPAELPAMCYMSQQNLQQRDLKQINDEAKDDWAGVTASLFDFSPTFRSQLFLNLKNPIVQKLFEVKQIKKLEPHVQMIYFNTLMMSHYPLTAKELACMNENLLTIIDQSLS; this comes from the coding sequence ATGAAAGAATCACTGTTCCAAGTGGACTTGACAGGTGTCCTAAAAGTTCTGTCTGATAGCCTTTACAGTAATTGGGATGTATTCCTCCGAGAGTTGCTCCAAAATGCCCATGATGCTATCGCTCGCCGAAAACAGCATGAGGCATTTAATCCCTCCATCCATCTAGAATTTTTCGAACAGGCGGACGGTCGCGTATTGCTGATGCGAGACAATGGAATCGGCCTGACCTCCGATGATATGGAGACATTCCTTTCCAAAATCGGTGCGAGTTCCAAGTCAGACCGGTACAATCTGTTTGATCGGAACAATGAAGATTTCATCGGTCAATTTGGAATTGGCCTGCTGTCTTGCTTCATGGTCTCTGAAAAAATAGAGGTCACCAGCCGTGCTGCCGCAGGATCGGAAGTTTTCAAGTGGACAGGACGTACCAACGGAACCTATCAGATCGAATCCATCGAGTCTGACATGGAAACAGGAACCATCGTCAGATTGGAAATCAAGCCCGATATTCCACTTGACGAAAGCAAAATCCGCCAGCTCCTCCATCGATATGCAGACTACTTGCCGCTACCTGTCTGGTTTTCGATCAATGTGGGAGCGCAAGAATTATTCGACCGAAAATTCCCATGGGAAGCACAGGGCATGACGGATCAAGCCCTCAGATTTGGGAAGTACGCCCTCAACGATCAGTTCCAATTCCACTTTCCCATTCAGGATCGTTCCGGGAAAACCCAGGGGATGGCCTATGTTCTTCCACATCAGACCCATGCAGGATCTTCGAGTAGGCATACTGTGTACATCAAGCACATGTATGTCAGCAACCAGACGGAGAAGTTGCTTCCGGATTGGGCATTTTTTGTCCGTGTAGTGGTCAATTCCCAAAATCTGGCTACGACAGCTTCCCGAGAGGAAATCTACGACAATGAGACACTAGAATCGGTTCGCCATGATCTTGGCGAATCCATCAAGGGATATCTCGTCAAGCTGTCCCAAGAAGATCCGAGGGCACTTCAGGAAATCCTCAGCATTCACGGGCAGGCCTTGAAATCGCTTGCCCTGACCGATGAAGGCTTCTTTCGGTTCATCGTGGAATGGCTGGTGTTCCCGACCTCCGAAGGCCGTCTTTCTCTGTCCGAGATTCTGAAGCGGACCGACAAACTGCTCTACGTGCCGGATTTGGACGAATATCGGCAGTTGTTGCCCATTGCCAAGGCCAATGACCAACTCATCATCAATGCGGGGTACATCTATGACACCTCTATTTTTGAAGCCTATGCCCACATTGGAGCAGGTGGAAAGATGATCCAGCGCGTCAATGCCCAATTCTTTGGAAGTATCCTGCAAGATCCCGATATCGAGGTCTATGATCGCTATCGTCCCTTGATCGAGTCCTTGCAGGCCATGCTGATGGAGTTTGAGGTAGAACTAGATCTCAAGCAATTTGAGCCAGCTGAGCTTCCGGCCATGTGCTACATGTCTCAGCAAAATCTCCAGCAACGCGATCTCAAGCAGATCAACGATGAAGCCAAAGACGATTGGGCAGGAGTAACTGCCTCGCTATTTGACTTCAGCCCTACATTCCGGTCTCAGCTATTCCTCAATCTCAAGAATCCCATCGTCCAAAAGCTCTTTGAGGTAAAACAGATCAAAAAACTGGAGCCACATGTCCAGATGATCTATTTCAACACCTTGATGATGAGCCATTATCCATTGACAGCCAAAGAATTGGCGTGCATGAATGAAAACCTCCTGACGATCATTGACCAAAGCCTATCATGA
- a CDS encoding DUF3124 domain-containing protein translates to MGNKMILGLLILILSSCDPQPQQPTAAPRPVNWDNRTAMLEGKDSLEAGSSYLSIYSQIYSISEQRTTDLTVTVSLRNPSLEDTVFISKAQYFDTQGTKIHDYLPHPIFIAPMETVELVIHEIDKTGGTGANFHFDWQKSPNGIEPLFEAVMISTYGQRGLSFTTQGVRIK, encoded by the coding sequence ATGGGAAATAAGATGATACTCGGGTTGTTGATCTTGATACTATCGAGCTGCGATCCACAGCCCCAGCAACCTACCGCAGCCCCACGCCCTGTCAATTGGGACAACCGAACCGCCATGCTCGAAGGAAAGGACTCCCTTGAAGCGGGAAGTAGCTATCTGTCCATCTATTCGCAGATTTACAGCATTTCCGAGCAAAGAACCACCGACCTGACCGTCACGGTGAGCCTCCGCAATCCCTCCCTTGAGGACACTGTATTTATCTCCAAAGCACAATATTTCGATACCCAAGGCACCAAGATTCACGATTATCTCCCCCACCCGATCTTTATTGCTCCGATGGAAACCGTCGAATTGGTGATACACGAAATAGACAAAACAGGAGGTACCGGAGCGAATTTCCACTTTGATTGGCAGAAATCACCGAATGGGATTGAACCTCTCTTCGAGGCAGTCATGATCTCCACTTATGGCCAACGGGGATTGTCATTCACCACACAAGGCGTCCGGATCAAGTGA
- a CDS encoding PAS domain-containing protein, with amino-acid sequence MGRYREDLRNMMGLDLFLANPQNHTTCYSFEKKASRHPLSVWDWAGSTFWRTEEIATTDRQVLLEYAELFGWKVDLDELLSIPHEALVLTDADQTIQWVNGGFETMTGFEADYALGRSPKFLQGPSTKTATRQDIRTKLSNGEVYVGEITNYRKSQESYICKVTITPIFNQEDQLSHFLALEMEGRSQAHLN; translated from the coding sequence ATGGGAAGGTATCGTGAAGACTTGAGAAATATGATGGGATTGGATTTGTTTCTCGCCAATCCCCAAAATCACACCACTTGCTATTCTTTTGAGAAAAAAGCCAGCCGCCACCCACTATCCGTCTGGGATTGGGCAGGTTCTACATTTTGGAGAACAGAGGAAATCGCCACCACCGATCGCCAAGTACTGCTCGAATATGCTGAGTTGTTCGGATGGAAGGTTGATTTGGATGAACTGCTTTCGATACCTCACGAGGCGCTCGTTTTGACCGATGCGGATCAAACGATCCAGTGGGTAAATGGAGGCTTTGAAACGATGACGGGATTTGAGGCTGACTACGCGCTTGGAAGATCTCCCAAATTTCTCCAAGGGCCTTCCACCAAGACGGCAACCAGACAGGATATCCGTACCAAATTATCTAATGGTGAGGTGTATGTAGGAGAAATCACCAACTACCGAAAATCTCAAGAATCATACATTTGTAAAGTGACTATCACTCCCATTTTCAATCAGGAAGATCAACTCTCTCACTTTCTGGCATTAGAAATGGAGGGCAGGTCGCAGGCACATCTCAATTAG
- a CDS encoding alkylphosphonate utilization protein produces the protein MDDMIVACQTCRAQLEAPETMDPNHWRCLNDSMWSETPAVQVVAWRVLSRLSGEGWPQELLDMLYLDEETAAWAMSIEDEMEAQVEHKDSNGAKLASGDTVVLIKDLNVKGANFTAKRGTAVRNISLVHDNPDQIEGRVNGQQIVILTQYVKKN, from the coding sequence ATGGATGATATGATTGTCGCATGCCAAACGTGCCGAGCACAATTGGAGGCCCCCGAAACGATGGACCCCAATCACTGGCGATGCCTCAATGACAGTATGTGGAGTGAAACTCCCGCGGTGCAAGTGGTGGCTTGGCGTGTCCTGAGCCGGCTCAGTGGGGAAGGGTGGCCCCAAGAATTGCTGGATATGCTGTACTTGGACGAAGAGACAGCCGCTTGGGCAATGAGCATCGAGGATGAGATGGAAGCTCAAGTTGAGCACAAGGATTCCAACGGAGCCAAACTGGCTTCAGGCGATACCGTGGTTCTCATCAAGGATCTGAATGTCAAAGGAGCCAATTTTACCGCCAAACGCGGTACAGCGGTCCGAAACATCTCGCTCGTCCACGACAATCCCGATCAGATCGAAGGCCGGGTAAATGGGCAGCAGATCGTGATATTGACCCAATATGTGAAGAAAAACTAA